A single Flavobacterium sp. 1 DNA region contains:
- a CDS encoding helix-turn-helix domain-containing protein, which yields MQSISEAAAYALRFINQTHQSVFLTGKAGTGKTTLLKEIIATTHKNTVVVAPTGIAALNAGGVTIHSMFQLPFGGFIPDNSDPQFSDTSKFETKATLRRHFKMSGQKRAVIRNMELLIIDEVSMLRADLLDAMDYMMQTVRKKSAPFGGVQVLFIGDLLQLPPIIRDEEWRTLRNYYRGKFFFHAHVIQQYPPLYIELSKIYRQTDDRFISVLNNLRNNEITPSDIQTLNEFVKPDFDLKANKGYITLTTHNAKADVMNAQSLEDLEGKQMTFLPVITGDFPEKIYPVDSNLQLKEGAQVMFVKNDLSLEKNYFNGKMGIVKTMTSKEIWVHFPDEGKTIEVDKYEWQNIRYTVNEMTKEIEEEVLGSFVHYPIKLAWAITVHKSQGLTFDKAALDVSQVFLPGQAYVALSRLRSLNGLILLSPLRMNGISNDQEVMDYAENKASEEALANALKRETKNFILNYLKNSFDWNELAQEWRNHQFSYNEDAENSAKSKHAAWAKNQAGIIWQLLEPSSKFLVQLDRLFHSEQVEFNHISDRINAAFNYFMEPMDKLVYEILWKIEEVKRLKKAKSFYDELTILDDLQTKAVLQLLKAKLMVATLVKGEAISKEKLTSAEIKEYKTIKLNRVFEDFKKANITLIEDEKDAERYAPKKSGTKEPKKSTVELTYELWLEKKTVPEIALIRKYNQETILSHLTKLIQSKTITISEVLPEDKVTALREAFEGYKEESVSPLKEKYGDTFSWEELRMFKASLNLH from the coding sequence ATGCAATCCATCTCTGAAGCCGCCGCTTATGCTCTCCGTTTTATCAACCAAACCCACCAATCGGTTTTTCTGACTGGAAAGGCTGGGACCGGAAAAACGACACTCCTTAAGGAAATTATTGCGACTACTCACAAAAATACCGTTGTAGTGGCGCCAACAGGAATTGCGGCCCTGAACGCTGGCGGTGTTACCATACACTCAATGTTTCAGTTGCCTTTTGGCGGTTTTATTCCTGATAATTCAGATCCGCAGTTTTCTGATACTTCGAAGTTTGAAACTAAGGCGACTTTGCGGAGGCATTTCAAAATGAGCGGCCAAAAACGGGCTGTAATCAGGAACATGGAATTGCTTATCATTGACGAAGTCAGTATGTTACGTGCCGATTTGCTTGATGCAATGGATTATATGATGCAGACCGTCCGGAAGAAATCGGCGCCTTTCGGAGGGGTTCAAGTATTGTTTATCGGCGATTTGTTACAATTGCCGCCAATTATCCGCGATGAAGAGTGGCGCACACTTCGAAATTACTACAGAGGAAAATTCTTTTTTCATGCACATGTGATTCAGCAGTATCCGCCGCTGTATATTGAACTGTCCAAAATTTACCGCCAGACTGACGACCGTTTCATTTCGGTTTTGAATAATCTGCGCAACAACGAGATAACCCCCAGCGATATACAAACACTGAATGAATTTGTGAAACCCGATTTTGATCTGAAAGCCAATAAAGGCTATATCACTTTGACTACGCATAATGCCAAAGCCGATGTAATGAATGCCCAATCGCTTGAAGATCTTGAAGGGAAACAAATGACTTTTCTGCCTGTAATTACAGGAGACTTTCCGGAGAAAATATATCCCGTAGATTCCAATCTGCAGCTGAAAGAAGGAGCGCAGGTTATGTTTGTCAAAAACGATCTGTCGCTGGAGAAAAATTATTTCAACGGAAAAATGGGAATTGTAAAAACGATGACCAGTAAAGAAATCTGGGTTCATTTTCCCGATGAGGGCAAAACCATTGAAGTCGATAAGTACGAGTGGCAGAATATCCGATACACGGTAAACGAAATGACCAAGGAAATAGAGGAGGAGGTTCTTGGCTCATTTGTCCATTATCCAATCAAGCTGGCATGGGCGATAACCGTCCACAAAAGCCAGGGACTAACTTTTGACAAAGCTGCGCTTGATGTATCGCAAGTTTTTCTGCCCGGACAAGCGTATGTAGCATTATCGCGTTTACGCTCCTTAAACGGGCTTATTTTGCTTTCTCCGCTGCGGATGAACGGCATTTCAAACGATCAGGAAGTGATGGATTATGCCGAGAACAAAGCTTCGGAAGAAGCCTTAGCCAATGCTTTGAAACGGGAAACCAAAAATTTTATCCTCAACTATCTGAAAAACAGCTTCGACTGGAACGAACTGGCACAAGAATGGCGCAACCACCAGTTTAGTTACAACGAAGATGCCGAAAATTCTGCTAAATCCAAACACGCTGCTTGGGCCAAAAACCAAGCCGGAATTATTTGGCAGCTACTAGAGCCATCATCCAAGTTTTTGGTACAGCTGGACAGATTGTTCCACAGCGAACAAGTGGAGTTCAATCATATTTCGGACCGCATCAATGCCGCGTTCAATTATTTCATGGAGCCCATGGACAAACTGGTATATGAAATCCTGTGGAAAATTGAAGAAGTAAAACGGCTCAAAAAAGCCAAATCATTTTATGATGAATTGACTATACTCGACGACTTACAGACCAAGGCAGTATTGCAGCTGCTGAAAGCCAAGCTTATGGTGGCAACGCTGGTAAAAGGCGAAGCTATTTCGAAGGAGAAATTAACTTCAGCCGAAATTAAAGAATACAAAACCATTAAGCTCAATCGTGTGTTCGAAGATTTCAAGAAAGCCAATATCACGCTGATTGAGGACGAAAAAGATGCCGAACGATACGCACCTAAAAAATCCGGCACTAAAGAACCCAAAAAATCTACAGTGGAATTAACCTATGAACTGTGGCTGGAAAAGAAAACCGTTCCCGAAATTGCGCTCATCCGAAAATACAACCAGGAAACCATTTTGTCGCACCTGACCAAACTGATTCAGTCCAAAACCATTACCATCAGCGAAGTGCTTCCCGAAGATAAAGTCACAGCGCTCCGTGAGGCTTTTGAAGGCTACAAGGAAGAATCGGTTTCGCCCTTAAAAGAAAAATACGGCGACACCTTCAGCTGGGAAGAACTCCGGATGTTTAAGGCGAGTTTGAATCTTCATTAG
- a CDS encoding Hsp70 family protein, producing the protein MKNINIGIDLGTTNSGIAKYENGKISIYKNPVGFKDTIPSVVSFRKGRIQIGEKAREHSATNAENVFSSFKRKMGSDEVYYIKDLDKNCSPIELSSMVLNELVNFAQGESLKSAVITIPASFDTIQSNATKKAGYQAGFEEIVLLQEPIAACLAYSNSLNLEITSDKKWLVYDFGGGTFDIALININERDLKVYDHKGNNFLGGVDLDTLFVEKIICPKIEKETHESNLWEKLISKENAAYNKLFFELLYKAEEAKKELSIKETSNIEIDSDELSISLDIEISRKEFETIIQSKFEESFHLVEKLIKDNHLNFSDIERIILVGGTTYIPYIRQQLQQRTQIQVETTLDPTTAVIIGAAYYAGSKPSELIEQEILNEPKIEQNNIQVETIYEPHSKDSEELIVILLEESFDGYYRITRADGGFDTGLLKASKKIAEFVPLLEKTTNQFTLFLYDQQQKQVFSNANIQITNGLYSILGQPIPNDICLELDEETGKSHMEIIFKKNDILPLKKTIYKTCSKNILKNSDQKLIINVVEGNAGSMVGSNLSIGYIEICGSNFEQDLLKGMDIELNFKVSESRDLSIDVYISALDLEISEVFNPHQRKISIDKLSLEIKNALDTVLEEIRNEEPNENYEYLAKLKRSQESLTVLYNEALENKNDAITDKKYQIDELKKSTFRNLTILFGTNTYCQRWKSTAKSRTAFTFI; encoded by the coding sequence ATGAAGAATATAAACATCGGAATTGATTTAGGAACGACGAATTCGGGAATAGCAAAATATGAAAACGGAAAAATCAGCATTTATAAAAATCCTGTTGGTTTCAAAGACACCATTCCCTCAGTGGTTTCATTCCGAAAAGGACGCATACAAATAGGCGAAAAAGCGAGAGAACACAGCGCTACCAACGCCGAAAATGTATTCTCCTCTTTTAAACGAAAAATGGGATCGGATGAAGTGTATTACATCAAAGATTTGGATAAAAACTGCAGTCCGATAGAGCTTTCTTCGATGGTTTTGAATGAGCTGGTTAATTTCGCTCAAGGCGAAAGCTTGAAATCTGCGGTAATTACGATTCCGGCTTCGTTTGATACGATTCAGTCAAATGCTACCAAAAAAGCAGGCTATCAAGCGGGTTTTGAAGAAATTGTTTTGCTCCAAGAACCCATTGCCGCTTGTTTGGCGTATTCCAACTCCTTAAATCTTGAAATCACTTCAGATAAAAAATGGCTGGTATACGATTTTGGAGGAGGAACTTTTGACATTGCATTAATAAACATCAATGAGCGCGACCTCAAAGTATATGATCATAAGGGCAATAATTTTTTGGGCGGTGTTGATTTGGACACTTTGTTTGTTGAGAAAATAATCTGTCCGAAAATCGAAAAGGAAACCCACGAAAGTAATCTCTGGGAGAAGCTGATTTCTAAAGAAAACGCCGCCTACAACAAACTGTTTTTTGAACTGCTGTACAAAGCAGAAGAAGCCAAAAAAGAACTTTCGATAAAAGAAACATCAAACATTGAAATTGACTCTGATGAACTTTCCATCTCCTTGGACATCGAGATCAGCCGAAAAGAATTTGAAACAATCATCCAATCCAAATTTGAGGAATCCTTTCATTTAGTCGAAAAACTGATCAAAGACAATCACTTAAACTTTTCGGATATTGAGCGCATCATCCTTGTTGGCGGTACCACATACATTCCGTACATACGCCAGCAGTTACAGCAAAGAACACAAATTCAGGTAGAAACCACTTTGGATCCTACAACTGCTGTAATCATTGGCGCGGCGTATTATGCGGGTTCAAAACCTTCGGAATTAATTGAGCAAGAAATCTTAAACGAACCTAAAATTGAACAAAACAACATTCAGGTTGAAACAATCTATGAACCCCATTCTAAAGATTCCGAAGAACTGATTGTAATTCTTTTGGAAGAATCATTCGACGGTTATTATAGAATTACCCGAGCCGACGGCGGTTTTGACACCGGTCTCTTAAAAGCAAGTAAAAAAATAGCCGAGTTTGTTCCTTTGCTGGAAAAAACAACCAATCAGTTTACGCTGTTTTTATACGATCAGCAGCAAAAACAAGTGTTTAGCAATGCTAATATCCAGATTACAAATGGCTTATATAGTATTTTGGGCCAGCCAATTCCGAATGATATCTGTTTAGAATTAGACGAAGAAACGGGTAAAAGCCACATGGAAATTATCTTTAAGAAAAATGATATTCTGCCTTTAAAGAAAACCATTTACAAAACCTGTTCGAAAAACATACTAAAAAACTCCGACCAAAAACTAATCATAAACGTAGTTGAAGGCAATGCAGGAAGTATGGTGGGCAGTAACCTTTCCATTGGTTATATCGAAATCTGCGGCAGTAATTTTGAGCAGGATCTGCTGAAAGGAATGGATATTGAGCTTAATTTTAAGGTTTCGGAGTCGCGGGATTTAAGTATTGATGTTTATATCAGCGCATTGGATTTGGAAATAAGCGAAGTCTTCAATCCGCATCAAAGAAAAATTTCGATTGATAAATTATCATTGGAAATCAAAAATGCTTTAGACACTGTTTTAGAAGAAATCAGGAATGAAGAGCCAAATGAGAATTATGAATATCTGGCCAAATTAAAAAGATCCCAAGAATCGTTAACCGTTCTTTATAACGAGGCATTGGAGAATAAAAATGATGCCATAACCGATAAAAAATATCAGATTGACGAACTGAAAAAATCTACATTCAGGAATTTGACGATATTATTCGGCACAAACACGTATTGTCAGAGATGGAAGAGTACAGCAAAATCAAGGACAGCCTTTACTTTTATCTAG
- the dprA gene encoding DNA-processing protein DprA, translating into MSEENIFYLLALLRVEGVGDIMAKKLLTHFGTAENVLNAKSQQLASIDGVGTVLLKNFKDKSVFEKAKQELDFIQKNNIEVLSFQDHNYPDRLKHCIDGPVLLFSAGNINLKNRKIISIVGTRQITSYGTEFCRKLIEDLAPLDPIIVSGFAYGVDIVAHQLAMENNLQTIGVVAHGLNQIYPKPHKKYMAKMEQNGGFMTEFWSSSNPDKENFVRRNRIVAGISEATIVIESADRGGSLITANMANDYNRDVFAVPGRTTDKYSQGCNNLIKTQKANLLTSAADLIYNLNWDIVQETKAVQKQLFVTLDDDEQKVYDYLLKTGKELMDIIALHCDFPIYRISGLLLNMELKGVIRPLPGKMFEAI; encoded by the coding sequence ATGTCAGAAGAAAATATATTTTACCTGTTGGCTTTACTGCGTGTTGAAGGCGTGGGCGATATAATGGCCAAAAAACTGCTTACTCACTTTGGAACTGCCGAAAATGTTTTGAATGCCAAATCACAGCAGCTTGCCTCCATTGATGGGGTAGGAACTGTTTTGCTTAAAAATTTTAAGGATAAAAGCGTTTTTGAAAAAGCAAAACAAGAATTGGATTTCATTCAAAAGAACAATATTGAAGTTCTTAGTTTTCAGGATCACAACTACCCTGATCGGTTGAAGCACTGTATCGACGGGCCGGTTCTGTTGTTTTCGGCTGGAAACATTAATCTCAAAAACCGAAAAATAATCAGCATTGTCGGTACGCGTCAAATCACTTCGTATGGAACTGAATTCTGCCGAAAATTAATAGAAGATTTAGCGCCTTTGGATCCGATAATCGTCAGCGGTTTTGCTTATGGCGTGGATATTGTGGCACATCAATTGGCAATGGAGAATAATTTGCAGACTATTGGAGTTGTGGCGCATGGTTTGAATCAAATTTATCCCAAACCACATAAGAAGTATATGGCCAAAATGGAGCAAAACGGCGGTTTTATGACTGAATTTTGGAGCTCCTCAAATCCAGACAAAGAGAATTTTGTCCGCCGAAACAGAATTGTAGCCGGAATTAGTGAAGCTACAATTGTTATCGAATCTGCAGATAGAGGCGGCTCGCTCATCACTGCGAATATGGCCAATGATTACAACCGCGATGTCTTTGCTGTTCCAGGACGAACCACCGACAAATACAGTCAAGGCTGCAATAATTTGATTAAAACTCAAAAAGCAAATTTACTCACCAGTGCAGCCGACTTGATTTACAACCTGAATTGGGATATTGTGCAGGAAACCAAAGCAGTTCAAAAACAGCTGTTTGTCACGCTGGATGATGACGAGCAGAAAGTGTACGATTATCTCCTGAAAACTGGGAAAGAATTAATGGACATCATTGCCCTGCATTGTGATTTTCCGATTTATAGAATTTCGGGATTACTTTTGAATATGGAATTAAAAGGCGTGATACGGCCTTTGCCTGGGAAAATGTTTGAAGCGATTTGA
- a CDS encoding OmpH family outer membrane protein: protein MKKVLLFIAISISLISCDKKAPEAKEFKTAYVDTAELMKEYTETKDLEAKYKGQAAEKGRQLEAEINRFKQEAASFQSSAQANGQEWAQKKGAELQRREQQLAQAQQGLQMQLQQESGKEMDSLVKGVKKFIKDYGKEKGYDYIYGTGDAASVLYAKDSYDITKEITKLLNEKYKSAEKTEEVKK, encoded by the coding sequence ATGAAGAAAGTATTATTATTTATCGCAATTTCAATATCACTTATTTCTTGTGATAAAAAAGCTCCCGAAGCAAAAGAATTTAAAACAGCTTATGTGGATACCGCTGAGTTGATGAAAGAATATACAGAAACTAAAGATTTAGAGGCAAAATACAAAGGACAGGCTGCAGAAAAAGGAAGACAGTTAGAAGCTGAGATTAACAGATTCAAACAAGAAGCTGCCAGTTTTCAAAGTAGTGCACAAGCGAACGGTCAGGAATGGGCTCAAAAAAAGGGTGCAGAACTACAGCGCAGAGAGCAGCAATTAGCTCAGGCGCAACAGGGTCTTCAAATGCAGTTACAGCAGGAAAGCGGAAAAGAAATGGATTCTCTTGTAAAAGGAGTTAAAAAATTCATCAAAGATTACGGTAAAGAAAAAGGATATGATTATATCTACGGTACTGGTGATGCTGCTTCTGTTTTGTATGCTAAAGATTCTTATGACATTACAAAAGAAATCACAAAATTATTGAACGAAAAATACAAATCAGCTGAAAAAACGGAAGAAGTTAAGAAGTAA
- a CDS encoding SIMPL domain-containing protein (The SIMPL domain is named for its presence in mouse protein SIMPL (signalling molecule that associates with mouse pelle-like kinase). Bacterial member BP26, from Brucella, was shown to assemble into a channel-like structure, while YggE from E. coli has been associated with resistance to oxidative stress.): MNAFSQEKNFIDLPYLETSAKCDTLVTPDRIFLKIVISEKDTKGKISVEELETTMNESLKKLGINTQTQLTLKDLASNYKKYLLKQQDIQKTKNYILVVYDSKVAGKVLAELEEIGISNVTLEKTEYSKINEMFLPLKQKAVVKAKNQANYMAEALNQKIGNAIFISDLKTVVDRNNNSNFELQEVVVVGYSNRNKQNYVPIDIEFEKIRIESQIYIKFKIE, translated from the coding sequence TTGAATGCATTCTCGCAAGAGAAAAATTTTATTGATTTACCCTATTTAGAAACTTCGGCAAAATGTGATACGTTAGTAACACCTGACAGAATATTTCTAAAAATTGTAATTTCTGAAAAAGACACTAAAGGGAAAATTTCGGTGGAAGAATTAGAAACTACGATGAATGAAAGTTTAAAAAAACTTGGAATAAATACTCAAACTCAATTAACTCTTAAAGATTTAGCGAGTAATTATAAAAAATATCTTTTAAAGCAACAAGATATCCAGAAAACAAAAAATTATATTTTAGTTGTTTATGATTCAAAAGTTGCAGGCAAAGTATTAGCTGAATTAGAAGAAATTGGAATTTCAAATGTTACACTTGAAAAAACTGAATATTCCAAAATAAACGAAATGTTTTTGCCTTTAAAACAAAAAGCAGTTGTAAAGGCAAAAAATCAAGCCAATTATATGGCTGAAGCATTGAATCAAAAAATTGGAAACGCAATATTTATCTCTGACTTAAAAACAGTAGTTGACAGAAATAATAATAGCAACTTCGAATTACAAGAAGTTGTGGTCGTCGGTTACTCAAACAGAAACAAACAAAACTATGTTCCAATTGATATTGAGTTTGAAAAAATTAGAATTGAAAGCCAAATTTATATTAAATTCAAAATCGAATAG
- a CDS encoding transcriptional regulator — protein MISTSNKYKNGKGEHYPAIGNFIHYHIIQNKIKKADVARALGILPTGLNEYFKKESLQFAILWKLSMAMNYNFIAHLGEYLPFRFETIREKALKEELAEKEAIIQKMEIRLETMRELIQK, from the coding sequence ATGATATCCACCAGCAACAAATACAAGAATGGAAAAGGGGAACATTACCCAGCGATTGGCAATTTTATCCATTATCACATCATCCAGAATAAAATTAAGAAAGCCGATGTTGCCAGAGCATTGGGCATACTCCCCACGGGATTGAACGAATATTTTAAGAAAGAGTCCTTGCAGTTTGCCATTTTATGGAAGCTGAGTATGGCAATGAATTACAATTTTATTGCGCACTTGGGCGAATACCTGCCGTTTCGTTTTGAAACCATTCGCGAAAAAGCCCTAAAAGAAGAACTGGCTGAAAAAGAGGCAATCATACAAAAAATGGAAATTCGGCTCGAAACCATGAGAGAATTAATACAAAAATAA
- a CDS encoding TetR/AcrR family transcriptional regulator encodes MNKDQVIIAAALKLFAENGFHGTATSRIAQEAGIANGTLFNYFATKEILVVAIYNSIVKKMDDFIIESLGPHSVSKESFRSLFAASVQWNLENVIEFKYLQQFINSPYYKSAITRTLSQDEHPLYVLIQKGIDLVLLKSLPAAFIFSLFTAQINGLYYYLISADTFKDETAELINETFELFWKMIED; translated from the coding sequence ATGAATAAAGATCAGGTAATTATCGCAGCAGCGCTTAAGCTCTTTGCTGAAAATGGGTTTCATGGAACTGCAACGAGCAGAATTGCTCAAGAAGCAGGCATTGCAAACGGAACGCTGTTTAATTATTTTGCAACCAAAGAGATTCTCGTTGTTGCAATTTATAACAGCATTGTCAAGAAAATGGATGATTTTATTATTGAAAGCTTAGGACCGCATTCAGTTTCCAAAGAGTCATTTCGTTCCTTGTTTGCAGCTTCTGTGCAGTGGAATTTAGAAAACGTAATTGAATTTAAGTATTTACAGCAATTTATTAATTCCCCTTATTACAAATCTGCGATAACAAGAACTTTAAGTCAAGATGAACATCCGCTATATGTTTTAATTCAAAAAGGAATTGATCTTGTACTTTTAAAATCTTTGCCCGCAGCTTTTATTTTTTCCCTTTTTACAGCCCAAATAAATGGTCTGTATTATTATCTTATTTCTGCTGATACGTTTAAAGACGAAACAGCGGAATTGATTAATGAAACTTTTGAACTTTTTTGGAAAATGATTGAAGATTAA
- a CDS encoding DUF5984 family protein produces MIHFKLRELDKILPVGQEPNLSTSWFWLTDGDLWLKFGDQTIYEYSSEAINHWVNKPTPYNDYPLARFIEDFTELFDKFRETIPEEFYELTKDLNKFKSDSKKWLDIYDTDEDEYSDFYFEEYDKLISWTYQRTFDSGHLIGGPHLSFFRRNNKVRIVWDTEHILENGISLWTAKDGSFEMDYSDFVNKIKVFGQSFFAEMEKQIELAVSKEWGNIKIDKQRLVEEHKERKDDFFSTLLLLDQEPTDKTDWSEIKQLFNRMTNEIK; encoded by the coding sequence GTGATACATTTTAAACTAAGAGAATTAGACAAAATATTACCCGTTGGACAGGAACCCAATTTGTCTACAAGTTGGTTTTGGCTGACAGATGGTGACTTATGGCTGAAATTTGGCGACCAAACAATTTATGAATATTCATCAGAAGCTATTAATCATTGGGTAAATAAACCTACACCATACAACGACTATCCGTTAGCTAGATTTATTGAAGACTTCACGGAACTTTTTGACAAGTTTAGAGAGACAATTCCCGAAGAATTTTACGAATTGACAAAAGACCTAAATAAATTCAAATCTGACTCAAAAAAATGGCTTGACATTTACGACACAGACGAAGACGAATACAGCGATTTTTATTTTGAAGAGTATGACAAATTGATTTCGTGGACATACCAAAGAACCTTTGACTCTGGACACTTAATTGGTGGACCACATTTGTCATTTTTCAGAAGAAACAACAAAGTGAGAATTGTTTGGGACACAGAACATATTTTGGAAAATGGAATAAGTTTGTGGACAGCGAAGGACGGTAGTTTTGAAATGGACTATTCTGACTTTGTAAATAAAATTAAAGTATTTGGTCAGTCTTTCTTTGCCGAAATGGAAAAGCAAATTGAGTTAGCTGTTTCTAAAGAGTGGGGAAATATAAAAATTGACAAGCAAAGATTAGTTGAAGAACACAAAGAAAGAAAAGATGACTTTTTCTCAACTCTTCTATTACTTGACCAAGAACCAACGGACAAAACAGACTGGTCAGAAATAAAACAATTATTTAACCGAATGACAAACGAAATAAAATAA
- a CDS encoding bifunctional 2-polyprenyl-6-hydroxyphenol methylase/3-demethylubiquinol 3-O-methyltransferase UbiG, translating into MDITSKKHFLTVKDYSVSQETFDLYHDETLDMLITHPQPSLDILGKYYESADYISHTDSKRSLFEKAYHFVKNIALKNKLDLINSYQPSKGQILDIGAGTGEFLAVAGKDGWKTVGVEPSDKAKAIAKSKGVSFVENTSELESHSFDVISMWHVLEHVPNLEEQIKELKRLLKPTGILIVAVPNFKSFDAKHYGHFWAAYDVPIHFWHFSKKAIELLFDKENMHLQKVLPMKFDSFYVSLLSEKYKNGKMNYFKAFFIGLQSNLKAMKNMEYSSHIYIIGNK; encoded by the coding sequence ATGGACATTACAAGCAAAAAACATTTTCTTACTGTAAAAGATTACTCTGTTTCTCAGGAAACTTTCGATTTGTATCATGACGAAACTTTGGACATGTTAATTACGCATCCGCAGCCGAGTTTAGATATTCTTGGTAAATATTACGAAAGTGCCGATTACATTTCGCATACTGATTCCAAAAGATCACTTTTTGAAAAAGCATATCATTTTGTGAAAAACATTGCATTAAAAAATAAATTAGATTTAATCAATTCGTATCAACCTTCAAAAGGGCAGATTTTGGACATTGGTGCTGGAACTGGTGAGTTTTTAGCAGTAGCTGGAAAAGACGGATGGAAAACGGTAGGAGTGGAGCCTAGTGATAAAGCTAAAGCAATTGCCAAAAGCAAAGGAGTTTCTTTTGTAGAAAATACTTCCGAATTAGAAAGTCATTCTTTTGATGTAATTTCGATGTGGCATGTTTTAGAGCATGTTCCCAATTTGGAAGAACAAATTAAAGAATTGAAGCGATTGCTTAAACCGACTGGAATTTTGATTGTGGCGGTTCCAAATTTTAAATCTTTTGATGCCAAGCATTACGGACATTTTTGGGCGGCTTATGATGTGCCGATTCACTTTTGGCATTTTTCTAAAAAAGCAATCGAATTGCTCTTTGATAAAGAAAACATGCATCTGCAAAAAGTACTGCCAATGAAATTTGATTCATTCTATGTAAGCCTGCTTTCTGAGAAATATAAAAACGGTAAAATGAATTATTTTAAAGCCTTTTTCATTGGACTCCAGTCTAACTTGAAAGCCATGAAAAATATGGAATATTCGTCTCATATTTATATCATTGGAAACAAATAA
- a CDS encoding SPOR domain-containing protein, with the protein MKIELYIAQLLYRYQCVTVPGFGAFLAEIQSAQLLENSHSFFPPKKMISFNSNIKNNDGLLANHIAQAEKTSYDYSLSAIEYEVLNWKKSLQEDRSLTIKNIGVLSLNAENNILFAPNEQTNYNAKSFGLTSFVSPAVKRELELIKPEAVTEIQKTVIEEEKPIFNFIPETEARKSNPYLKYAAVFVIGLAVAGSVGYPIYQNQIATETLLVETAVQKKVQNKIQEATFFIQTPIPAVTLSLKSDKKEAVKLPYHIMAGAFRSEANAQKRYNQLVAKGFDARVLGVNKNGYYPVLYGSYTTFAEAEKEKNEIIETDNPQAWILIQSL; encoded by the coding sequence ATGAAAATAGAACTTTACATCGCGCAGCTTTTATACCGTTATCAATGTGTAACCGTTCCAGGTTTTGGAGCTTTCTTGGCCGAAATTCAATCGGCTCAACTGCTTGAAAACTCTCATTCTTTTTTTCCGCCAAAAAAAATGATTTCTTTTAATTCCAACATCAAAAATAATGATGGATTATTAGCCAATCATATTGCCCAAGCGGAAAAGACTTCCTATGATTATTCCTTGAGTGCTATTGAATACGAGGTGCTAAACTGGAAAAAATCGTTACAGGAAGACCGTTCGTTAACCATAAAAAATATTGGTGTCCTTAGTTTGAATGCCGAAAATAATATTCTTTTTGCGCCAAACGAGCAAACCAATTACAATGCAAAATCTTTCGGGCTTACATCTTTTGTTTCGCCAGCCGTAAAAAGAGAATTGGAACTTATTAAACCTGAAGCAGTAACTGAAATCCAAAAAACAGTAATCGAAGAAGAAAAACCTATTTTCAATTTTATTCCTGAAACTGAAGCCAGAAAAAGCAATCCTTACCTAAAATATGCCGCAGTATTCGTAATTGGATTGGCTGTTGCCGGATCTGTAGGATATCCAATATATCAAAACCAAATTGCCACTGAAACTCTTTTGGTAGAAACAGCAGTGCAAAAAAAGGTGCAAAATAAAATACAGGAAGCTACTTTCTTTATCCAGACACCAATTCCAGCCGTTACGCTGTCTTTAAAATCGGACAAGAAAGAAGCAGTAAAACTACCTTATCACATTATGGCCGGCGCTTTTAGAAGTGAAGCCAATGCTCAAAAGAGATACAATCAATTGGTTGCCAAAGGTTTTGATGCAAGAGTATTGGGTGTAAACAAAAATGGCTACTACCCAGTTTTATACGGAAGCTATACTACTTTTGCGGAAGCAGAAAAAGAAAAAAATGAAATTATCGAAACAGATAATCCACAAGCATGGATTTTGATCCAATCTTTGTAG